In one Microbacterium invictum genomic region, the following are encoded:
- the nrdF gene encoding class 1b ribonucleoside-diphosphate reductase subunit beta, whose product MAEKLQLLNRVQAINWNRIQDDKDLEVWNRLVNNFWLPEKVPLSNDIQSWNTLTPQEQTLTMRVFTGLTLLDTIQGTVGAVSLIPDAITPHEEAVYTNIAFMESVHAKSYSSIFSTLCSTPEIDDAFRWSTENENLQKKARIVMDYYRGDEPLKRKVASTLLESFLFYSGFYLPLYWSSKAKLTNTADIIRLIIRDEAVHGYYIGYKFQRGLELLDDAARQDIKDYAFSLLYELYDNEIQYTQDLYDEVGLTEDVKKFLHYNANKALMNLGYEAMFPATVTDVNPAILSALSPNADENHDFFSGSGSSYVIGKAVATEDDDWDF is encoded by the coding sequence ATGGCTGAGAAGCTGCAACTGCTCAACCGGGTCCAGGCGATCAACTGGAACCGCATCCAGGACGACAAGGACCTCGAGGTCTGGAACCGTCTGGTGAACAACTTCTGGCTGCCCGAGAAGGTGCCGCTGTCCAACGACATCCAGTCGTGGAACACGCTGACCCCGCAGGAGCAGACCCTCACCATGCGGGTCTTCACCGGCCTGACCCTCCTGGACACCATCCAGGGCACCGTCGGCGCGGTCTCGCTGATTCCCGACGCGATCACCCCGCACGAGGAGGCGGTGTACACCAACATCGCATTCATGGAGTCGGTGCACGCCAAGAGCTACTCGTCGATCTTCTCGACGCTGTGCTCGACGCCCGAGATCGATGACGCCTTCCGCTGGTCGACCGAGAACGAGAACCTTCAGAAGAAGGCGCGGATCGTCATGGACTACTACCGCGGCGACGAGCCCCTCAAGCGCAAGGTCGCATCGACCCTGCTCGAGTCGTTCCTGTTCTACTCGGGTTTCTACCTGCCGCTGTACTGGTCGTCGAAGGCCAAGCTGACGAACACGGCCGACATCATCCGCCTCATCATCCGCGACGAGGCCGTGCACGGCTACTACATCGGCTACAAGTTCCAGCGCGGTCTGGAGCTGCTGGATGACGCGGCGCGCCAGGACATCAAGGACTACGCGTTCTCGCTCCTGTACGAGTTGTACGACAACGAGATCCAGTACACGCAGGATCTGTACGACGAGGTCGGCCTCACCGAGGATGTGAAGAAGTTCCTTCACTACAACGCCAACAAGGCGCTGATGAACCTTGGCTACGAGGCGATGTTCCCGGCCACCGTCACCGATGTGAACCCGGCGATCCTGTCGGCGCTGTCACCGAACGCGGACGAGAACCACGACTTCTTCAGCGGGTCGGGATCGTCGTACGTCATCGGCAAGGCGGTCGCGACCGAGGATGACGACTGGGACTTCTGA
- a CDS encoding HNH endonuclease, whose protein sequence is MRSNPRLTLLSDEDRSELTGVLSRVEAAQVALAAAEAEQTRALAEAGEFAARLAEGSSAVVRDRDMALRGVAAEIAAAVRLSDRSVQRQIDSAFALVTEYPATLHCWEKGLITRAHVAVVEDIGRRLPVGVKGEFDQLAAEICLDETPGRARADLEVIAERMHPRSLTERHGEAFRERRIVRYSLGDGMSELRAVHSTVLIEGIFQRITEQANEVIAAREPEAGEAALNAADAEALTPDTRSLDEVRADVFADMLLTATPSLDPVRDGDLPGGLGAIRAKVQVVIPVMALMGQSDVPCDLAGVGPIDADTARLLAGNSDGTWERLLTHPITGLIMAVDQYRPTGAMVRFLKGRDKHCRWPGCRMPARKCELDHNHDAALGGRTEICNLCCLCQRHHSMKQFTAWKVTQLHGGMMEWTSPTGRIHIDNPPGHGVHFHPEEDLPDDLWVKWTTPGTEFRILDEPADDPHTPAPF, encoded by the coding sequence ATGCGTTCGAACCCGCGGCTCACTCTCCTCAGTGACGAGGATCGGTCTGAGCTGACCGGGGTGCTGAGCCGGGTGGAGGCCGCGCAGGTGGCGCTGGCTGCCGCGGAAGCCGAGCAGACACGGGCGCTGGCTGAGGCCGGGGAGTTCGCGGCACGGTTGGCGGAGGGGTCGTCCGCGGTCGTGCGGGACCGGGACATGGCGCTCCGGGGTGTGGCGGCGGAGATCGCGGCCGCGGTGCGGTTGTCGGATCGTTCGGTGCAACGGCAGATCGATTCTGCGTTCGCATTGGTGACCGAGTATCCCGCGACGCTGCACTGCTGGGAGAAAGGGCTCATCACCCGGGCGCACGTCGCGGTGGTCGAGGACATCGGGCGGCGCCTGCCGGTGGGGGTGAAGGGGGAGTTCGATCAGCTGGCCGCGGAGATCTGCCTGGACGAAACCCCCGGTCGTGCCCGGGCGGATCTGGAGGTCATCGCGGAGCGGATGCATCCCCGGTCGCTGACCGAGCGGCACGGGGAGGCGTTCCGGGAGCGGAGGATCGTCCGCTACAGCCTCGGGGACGGGATGTCGGAGTTGCGGGCGGTGCACTCCACGGTGCTGATCGAGGGGATCTTCCAGCGGATCACCGAGCAGGCGAACGAGGTCATCGCCGCGCGGGAACCGGAAGCGGGTGAGGCTGCGCTCAACGCGGCGGATGCGGAAGCCCTGACGCCGGACACCCGGTCCCTGGACGAGGTGCGCGCCGACGTGTTCGCCGACATGCTCCTCACCGCCACCCCGAGCCTTGACCCGGTGCGCGACGGTGACCTTCCGGGAGGGTTGGGGGCGATCCGGGCGAAGGTGCAGGTCGTGATCCCCGTGATGGCGCTCATGGGGCAGAGTGACGTCCCGTGTGACCTGGCCGGGGTGGGACCCATCGACGCGGACACGGCGCGGTTGCTCGCGGGCAACAGCGACGGCACCTGGGAGCGGCTGCTGACCCATCCGATCACGGGGTTGATCATGGCGGTGGATCAGTACCGGCCGACCGGGGCGATGGTCCGGTTCCTCAAGGGCCGGGACAAGCACTGCCGGTGGCCGGGATGCCGGATGCCCGCCCGAAAATGCGAGCTCGACCACAACCACGACGCCGCCCTCGGGGGCAGAACAGAGATCTGCAACCTCTGCTGCCTGTGCCAACGGCATCACAGCATGAAACAGTTCACCGCCTGGAAAGTGACACAACTCCACGGTGGGATGATGGAGTGGACCTCCCCCACCGGCCGGATCCACATCGACAACCCACCCGGCCACGGAGTGCACTTCCATCCCGAAGAAGATCTCCCCGACGACCTGTGGGTGAAATGGACCACCCCCGGCACCGAATTCCGCATCCTTGACGAACCCGCCGACGACCCCCACACGCCCGCACCCTTCTGA